The segment CCCTGTTTGGGTGTTTTAATTCATATAGACAACCGAATAAGCAATCAACTCAAGACATCGAGAGCtttcatagttttattgtaaatatgagtaatactatgtgtacctactttgatacataaatataaacatactcatatatatcatcatatgatgagttattattttatttttaattcaaaatcatctaatcatatgatgacacatataaatatgtacatatttgtgtatccaaaataggtacacatagttttattgtaaatattaataataattgaattaggGCTGCAATCGAACCGTGAATTCCTAAGCAAGTTTGGCTTTGCCGCATTTAGACAAAGAATGAGTTTAAACTAATccaatttgaaagtttttggtTCCATCTCGGCCTAGagacaaaaacaattaattcaaatttcactcaataaattatatttatatctaatttatatattattaattactaagttatctatatttaaaatcaaaaaacaaaatctatatatattattttaaacttttaaaaatttattaatattatattcaaaataaactacAAACTCACAAATTTATTATGCGAAATAacaataaactcaaacttaattcaaaaattcaaatactcatattcaacaataattaaaccaaactaCAATTTGACTAATTTACAACCCTAATCTAGTAACTAAGTAATATCATAACTAACCATGAATATAAACactaatttgttattatataattaaatattatattatctataattCAAAACACTTATTTCAGAAACTTGATCACAGCCATGCTTAGCCAAGAATCACaacatttagaaatttatctGCCCATTGCACGATACTTCATTGTATTACCAAAGTGAAAAGTGCAGAACAAAAAGACTTGCTACAAAACAGTTTCGCCTAGGTTAGAAGACGGAAAACAAACCATTTTGAGCTTCCCTTACATGTGtctccaaaattcaaattagactTTGAAGTGTACATCTTGTCACTAAGCCTAGATATCGACAAAGACAGAACAAGAATTTCATTTATGAGACATGTATACAATTCCAGAAGGCAAGATCAGTCATTAGCTACCATGGACACCAAGGGAGAGGTACTGACCAATTTCTTGATGCACAATCTGTTTTGGGCAGGACGGTCTTTAGCCAATGGCAaatcatcaacatcaacaatAACTGAGTCTTCCTCCTTAAAATCTCCTCTCAGCACCCCCATTGCAATTTCATTCTCAACCAACTGCTGTATCACCCTCTTAACTGGCCTCGCCCCGAAGTTAGGGTCAAAGCCTAACGTGCCCAGAAGCTCAACGGCTTCTTTTGTGTAGTGAAGGTCAATGTTCTTTTGTTTGAGCCGATCTCTCAATCGGTTCATCTGGCACCAACGTTTACAAAGATATGTCAAGATGAAATCCATAAAAGTATTTaccataatgaaaaagaaatatcagAATAATAAAATCAGACTATAGTTAATAATCAGTCAGAATTCCTAAGGAAGTGAACTTGAATGTTCAAACATACTCTCAACTGTATCATAAAAAGAATGTGCATTAAAATGAATGGTACAACTATAAGCAATGTGATACTATATGTTTCCAAGCATAtctaccaataaaattatatatactaataacGAATACTAATTTGTATACTATTAATGACGTGTTATAGTGTAATTAGATAATCTTGAATTAGTATGAAATGacagtcaatcacatgataacatttcaccattaatatatgaattaatattcattattagtataaatatttttactctCCATATCTACAATAATGAAATAAGCAAATTGCATACAAGCAAATGTACAGATATCCTACGAACAGGGAAAAGGAGAATCATGCCCaaacaagagaagaaaatagaCAACAGAAAAAGAAGATTGTATCcaattaaaaagttttagatTCATATGTATGCACAGAGTTAATTTAACATCAAAGTTCAGTAGAAGAAAACCAACTATGCACAGAcctaattaagaataaaaaatatttaaaatgattaataaaaataactcttTGAATAGATTTTATTACCTGTATCTCAACAATTGTATTGATTTGTTGAGAGTCCAGAGGCTGGAAAACTATATACTCATCAATACGGTTCATAAATTCTGGACGGAATGTTTGTCTTGCTAATTCCACAACTTGTCTTTTCATGATATCATAAACAACATCCTTGCTATCCTCCGTATTACGAAGAGTTTCAAGAATAAGATGGGAGCCAATGTTCGAAGTCATTATCACAACACAGTTTGTAAAACTGACAGTCCGTCCTTGAGAATCAGTTATCCTTCCATCATCCAACAACTGTAATAATATGTTGAAGACGTCATGATGCGCTTTCTCGATTTCATCAAAGAGAACTACAGAATATGGTCTTCGACGAACCACCTCAGTGAGCTGCCCACCTTCCTCATAACCAACATAACCTGGAGGGGCCCCAACCAATCGTGAAACTGCATGCTTTTCCATGTACTCACTCATATCAATTCTTACAAGAGCATTTTCAGTGTTAAACAGGTAGCCAGCTAAAGCCTTTGCAAGCTCAGTTTTGCCAACACCAGTAGGACCCATGAACATGAAGCTAGCTATAGGTCGATTGGGGTCAGACAATCCTGCCCTTGAACGACGGATTGCATCAGCCACTGATTTAACAGCCATATCTTGACCAACCACCCTTTTGTGGAGAACATCTTCCAGCATAACTAGTTTGTCACGCTCTGATTGTTGAAGATTTGACAAGGGTATACCTGTCCATTTACTCACAATTTCAGCTATATCTAGATCAGTGACCTCCTCTCGAAGTAAAGACTGCCCAGATTTTTGGAAGTCGGCAAGGTTCTTCTCAGCCTCGTCTAATTGACGCTGAAGGGATATCAAAGTTCCATATTTGAGCTCAGCAGCACGATTTAGGTCATACTCACGCTCAGCAGCTTCCATCTCCAAGTTAACTCTATCAATCtagaaacattttaagcaattgaatcagaaaataagaaataaacgAGAACTTAAAATCAACCAGGCTTGAAGAAGAGTTACCTCTTCTTTAATTGATCGTATCTTTGTCATGAGATTCTTCTCATGGCCCCACTGATCATTTAGTTCTCTCTGTTTTTGTTTTAGCTCATTCAGATCATGTTCCAGTTTGCTTAACCTTTCTCTAGAGGCTTTATCAGTGTCATTTTTCACAGAAAGCTTCTCCATCTCCAACTTAAGTACAGCTCTATCTATCTCATCCAACTCTGTAGGTTTAGATGTGATTTCCATTTTTAGCTTTGCAGCAGCTTCATCAACAAGATCAATCGCTGAAAGGAGAAAACCAAATCACAAACGAAAAATAGCATGGTTTACacataagattttaaaatttaatacaaaagaCACTTATTGGGTGGGCCACATTTTGAAGAGAAGAATTCTAGCTACTATAGGACAGAATTGTATCTATTATTTCCAACTTGTATTTTAAGatcttcaaccaaaaaaaatacCTTCTGTTGAGTGTGCAACCACTCTTTAAAACATGATATCATATACCATCCTTTAGGTAGCCATCAATGGTGAAATcaacaagttaaaaaaatagtaaaataaaaagagaaacaaagaaataaacaaacaagaaaagaatAGTTCACAAAATGTATCGGTTGAAAACTGATATGCTTATTTCCCTCTCCCTTCGAGATTGAACTTTCAGCACACAAATAAATTTTCGAAGAATACTCAAAAGTCATAGAATAAAGCTATTATTTACCTTTGTCAGGCAAAAAACGTTCTGTGATGTATCGATCTGCAAGAACTGCCGCAGAAACAAGGGCACTATCTGATATTTTAACACCATGATGTAGCTCATAGCGTTCACGCAGCCCACGAAGAATGGATATTGTGTCTTCAACAGATGGTTGACCACAAAAAACTTGTTGAAATCTGCGCTCAAGTGCAGGATCCTTTTCAATGTACTTCCTGTATTCATTCAATGTAGTTGCTCCTATACACCGAAGCTCACCACGACCAAGCATCGGTTTCAACAGATTGCCAGCATCCATTG is part of the Mangifera indica cultivar Alphonso chromosome 13, CATAS_Mindica_2.1, whole genome shotgun sequence genome and harbors:
- the LOC123195120 gene encoding chaperone protein ClpB4, mitochondrial, with amino-acid sequence MASRKLAKSTLASLKSSRTRKLSFSQSGCSRLSCSTLQSTSTSAYSSFTNSINLLSRPYIFNPANLSANAFTRNFHSSTPLRSSATGSSQANPTEYTEMAWEGIVGAVDAARVSNQQVVESEHLMKALLEQKDGLARRIFTKAGIDNTSVLQATDEFISQQPMVTGNTSGPVLGSHLSSLLNNSQKYKKEMGDDFVSVEHLLLALHSDKRFGQQIFKNLQLSEKDLKEAIKAVRGNQRVTDQNPEGKYEALDKYGNDLTELARRGKLDPVIGRDDEIRRCIQILSRRTKNNPVIIGEPGVGKTAIAEGLAQRIVRGDVPEPLLNRKLISLDMGSLVAGAKFRGDFEERLKAVLKEVTASNGQIILFIDEIHTVVGAGATSGAMDAGNLLKPMLGRGELRCIGATTLNEYRKYIEKDPALERRFQQVFCGQPSVEDTISILRGLRERYELHHGVKISDSALVSAAVLADRYITERFLPDKAIDLVDEAAAKLKMEITSKPTELDEIDRAVLKLEMEKLSVKNDTDKASRERLSKLEHDLNELKQKQRELNDQWGHEKNLMTKIRSIKEEIDRVNLEMEAAEREYDLNRAAELKYGTLISLQRQLDEAEKNLADFQKSGQSLLREEVTDLDIAEIVSKWTGIPLSNLQQSERDKLVMLEDVLHKRVVGQDMAVKSVADAIRRSRAGLSDPNRPIASFMFMGPTGVGKTELAKALAGYLFNTENALVRIDMSEYMEKHAVSRLVGAPPGYVGYEEGGQLTEVVRRRPYSVVLFDEIEKAHHDVFNILLQLLDDGRITDSQGRTVSFTNCVVIMTSNIGSHLILETLRNTEDSKDVVYDIMKRQVVELARQTFRPEFMNRIDEYIVFQPLDSQQINTIVEIQMNRLRDRLKQKNIDLHYTKEAVELLGTLGFDPNFGARPVKRVIQQLVENEIAMGVLRGDFKEEDSVIVDVDDLPLAKDRPAQNRLCIKKLVSTSPLVSMVAND